A genome region from Scleropages formosus chromosome 6, fSclFor1.1, whole genome shotgun sequence includes the following:
- the sema4d gene encoding semaphorin-4D isoform X1 — translation MTHFLVAENMTDKGNFTVPKIQEPNMAFGVLGVFLGLLLEVSTHGPTSVPRTSWKHQDVNLTEFSEPGIFNYSTLLLNEDKDVLYVGAREAIFELSMKNVSVKKNKVIWKVPDTHITMCIQKGKSKETDCLNYIRVLQVFDDNTLYVCGTHAFQPVCDYLSLKEFKLEEKQEDGRGKCSFDPEQSFTAVMVDGELYSGTAYNFLGSEPIISRYSPSQSLLRTEYSTSWLNEPSFVYADVIRESKNSADGEDDKIYYFFTEVSVEYEFFGKLLIPRIARVCKGDLGGQRTLQKKWTTFLKAKLVCSMPELNFVFNVVHDVFILKNEDWKETVIYAVFTSQWGNVGLSAVCAYNISSVEEVFSKGKYMQKATVEQSHTKWVRYNGIIPSPRPGACINNNNRIQNINSSLHMPDKTLQFIKDHPLLEDPVLPVGNGPRLITKDVNYTQIAVERVQALDDNVYDVIFTGTDKGVLHKSVIYGSEVHIIEEIQLLRYSEPIKTLLLSSQGRFLYVASDTGVVQSPIAFCEKYATCEECILARDPYCAWHLDAEACVSIIQDPVAARWSLVQSLDGDAEKCPRESARSLSSEDYLQIAVKPGSSVELPCHLSSNVAQALWKVNGSTLTDASKFYLMREAGMLVYSMAPEDQGRYECWAVEWAGAKNFTRLVSGYVLTLESASRPPTSHSTILSSSAAHRTTAATEVSTVAFSPADTSCLSTPGSPPSSSLPSSSFPPPSSSSPSSPSRTSSTSLSPSPESRAELEGQGVRLLPPLLSDQAGAVQAQEAFLLFCLALGPSDLHIHWQVNGQELEGAVQEYRQGLTPRGVFVSSWVRQGGLAKNSQYQCTAASRVGSETSKIVVILGNRDEDSTRTSDFSQWRSALTDHEKLLKSWEKAWVGLSTLHGPTISKH, via the exons AGGAAACTTCACTGTGCCCAAAATCCAAGAGCCCAACATGGCATTTGGAGTCCTCGGGGTGTTCTTGGGCTTGCTCCTAGAGGTTTCTACGCATGGGCCCACCAGTGTTCCTAGGACATCTTGGAAACATCAAG ATGTGAATTTGACAGAATTCTCAGAGCCAGGAATCTTCAACTATTCCACTCTCCTTCTGAATGAAGACAAGGATGTGCTGTATGTGGGTGCGAGGGAGGCCATCTTTGAACTGagcatgaaaaatgtgtccgtaaaaaaaaataag GTGATATGGAAGGTTCCTGACACACATATAACCATGTGCATCCAGAAAGGAAAATCTAAAGAG ACAGATTGCCTGAACTACATTCGAGTTCTCCAAGTGTTTGACGACAACACCCTTTACGTTTGCGGGACGCATGCTTTCCAACCCGTCTGCGACTACCTG TCTCTCAAGGAGTTTAAACTGGAAGAGAAACAGGAAGATGGCAGAGGGAAGTGTTCTTTTGACCCTGAGCAGAGTTTCACAGCAGTTATGGTTG ATGGAGAACTTTACTCTGGAACAGCGTACAACTTCTTAGGAAGCGAGCCAATAATTTCCAGATATTCCCCCTCACAAAGTCTGTTACGCACAGAGTATTCAACCTCCTGGCTGAATG AGCCCAGTTTTGTATACGCGGATGTCATCAGGGAGAGCAAGAACAGTGCAGATGGCGAGGATGACAAGATCTACTACTTCTTCACAGAGGTTTCAGTGGAATACGAGTTCTTTGGCAAGCTGCTCATTCCCAGGATAGCTCGTGTCTGCAAG GGTGACCTTGGTGGACAGAGAACATTGCAGAAGAAATGGACCACTTTTCTTAAGGCTAAGTTGGTTTGCTCCATGCCTGAGCTCAACTTTGTTTTCAATGTGGTCCATGATGTGTTTATCCTAAAGAATGAAGACTGGAAAGAAACGGTGATTTACGCTGTTTTCACGTCACAGTG GGGAAATGTTGGGCTATCAGCAGTGTGTGCCTACAACATCTCATCGGTGGAAGAAGTGTTTTCCAAGGGAAAGTACATGCAGAAAGCTACTGTGGAGCAGTCCCACACAAAGTGGGTGAGGTATAATGGAATCATCCCAAGTCCTCGGCCAGGAGCA TgtatcaacaacaacaacaggatACAGAACATCAACAGCTCCCTTCACATGCCAGATAAAACATTGCAGTTCATCAAGGACCACCCTCTGTTAGAAGACCCCGTCCTCCCCGTAGGCAACGGCCCCAGGCTCATCACCAAGGATGTCAACTATACACAGATTGCTGTCGAGAGAGTCCAGGCCCTTGATGACAATGTTTATGATGTCATCTTCACAGGGACTG ATAAAGGAGTTTTGCACAAATCTGTGATTTATGGCAGTGAGGTGCATATTATCGAAGAAATACAGCTTCTCCGCTATTCAGAACCTATAAAGACCTTGCTTCTCTCTTCCCAGGGG AGGTTTCTCTACGTGGCCTCGGACACAGGGGTGGTGCAGTCCCCGATAGCCTTCTGTGAGAAGTATGCTACGTGTGAGGAGTGCATCTTGGCTCGAGACCCTTACTGCGCGTGGCACCTAGATGCTGAGGCTTGCGTGAGCATAATCCAGGACCCAGTTGCAGCACGATG gAGCCTGGTACAAAGCCTTGATGGTGATGCCGAAAAGTGTCCTAGAG AGTCAGCGAGGAGCCTGTCCTCGGAAGATTACCTCCAAATCGCGGTGAAGCCCGGGAGCTCAGTAGAGCTACCGTGCCACTTGAGCTCAAATGTGGCCCAGGCGCTGTGGAAGGTGAACGGCAGCACGCTGACCGATGCGTCTAAATTCTACTTGATGCGTGAAGCCGGAATGCTCGTCTACAGCATGGCGCCGGAGGACCAAGGCCGCTACGAGTGCTGGGCCGTGGAATGGGCCGGGGCGAAGAACTTTACCCGGCTGGTCTCGGGCTACGTGCTTACTCTGGAGTCAGCCTCAAGGCCTCCCACCTCTCATTCTACCATTCTCAGCTCTAGCGCGGCCCACAGGACGACCGCGGCCACCGAAG TATCTACCGTAGCTTTCTCTCCCGCTGATACATCGTGCCTGTCTACTCCTGGGAGccctccttcctcttcccttccctcctcctcttttcctcctccatcttcttcCTCACCCTCCTCACCCTCTCGCACTTCGTCGAcctctctctcaccctctccTGAATCGCGGGCTGAACTGGAAGGTCAAGGGGTGCGACTGCTACCCCCTTTGCTGAGTGACCAGGCTGGGGCGGTTCAGGCCCAGGAGGCCTTCCTGCTCTTCTGCCTGGCTTTGG GTCCCAGTGATCTCCACATTCACTGGCAGGTGAACGGACAGGAGCTTGAGGGCGCTGTCCAGGAATACAGGCAAGGCCTGACTCCAAGGGGTGTTTTTGTGAGCAGCTGGGTGAGGCAAGGGGGCCTGGCTAAAAATTCCCAATACCAGTGCACTGCTGCATCTCGTGTAGGAAGTGAGACATCCAAAATAGTCGTCATCCTCGGCAACAGAG ATGAAGACAGCACTCGAACCAGTGACTTCAGTCAATGGAGAAGTGCACTGACAGACCACGAAAAGCTCTTGAAAAGCTGGGAAAAGGCTTGGGTAGGCCTTAGCACATTACATGGGCCTACCATTTCCAAACATTAA
- the sema4d gene encoding semaphorin-4D isoform X3: MTHFLVAENMTDKGNFTVPKIQEPNMAFGVLGVFLGLLLEVSTHGPTSVPRTSWKHQDVNLTEFSEPGIFNYSTLLLNEDKDVLYVGAREAIFELSMKNVSVKKNKTDCLNYIRVLQVFDDNTLYVCGTHAFQPVCDYLSLKEFKLEEKQEDGRGKCSFDPEQSFTAVMVDGELYSGTAYNFLGSEPIISRYSPSQSLLRTEYSTSWLNEPSFVYADVIRESKNSADGEDDKIYYFFTEVSVEYEFFGKLLIPRIARVCKGDLGGQRTLQKKWTTFLKAKLVCSMPELNFVFNVVHDVFILKNEDWKETVIYAVFTSQWGNVGLSAVCAYNISSVEEVFSKGKYMQKATVEQSHTKWVRYNGIIPSPRPGACINNNNRIQNINSSLHMPDKTLQFIKDHPLLEDPVLPVGNGPRLITKDVNYTQIAVERVQALDDNVYDVIFTGTDKGVLHKSVIYGSEVHIIEEIQLLRYSEPIKTLLLSSQGRFLYVASDTGVVQSPIAFCEKYATCEECILARDPYCAWHLDAEACVSIIQDPVAARWSLVQSLDGDAEKCPRESARSLSSEDYLQIAVKPGSSVELPCHLSSNVAQALWKVNGSTLTDASKFYLMREAGMLVYSMAPEDQGRYECWAVEWAGAKNFTRLVSGYVLTLESASRPPTSHSTILSSSAAHRTTAATEVSTVAFSPADTSCLSTPGSPPSSSLPSSSFPPPSSSSPSSPSRTSSTSLSPSPESRAELEGQGVRLLPPLLSDQAGAVQAQEAFLLFCLALGPSDLHIHWQVNGQELEGAVQEYRQGLTPRGVFVSSWVRQGGLAKNSQYQCTAASRVGSETSKIVVILGNRDEDSTRTSDFSQWRSALTDHEKLLKSWEKAWVGLSTLHGPTISKH; this comes from the exons AGGAAACTTCACTGTGCCCAAAATCCAAGAGCCCAACATGGCATTTGGAGTCCTCGGGGTGTTCTTGGGCTTGCTCCTAGAGGTTTCTACGCATGGGCCCACCAGTGTTCCTAGGACATCTTGGAAACATCAAG ATGTGAATTTGACAGAATTCTCAGAGCCAGGAATCTTCAACTATTCCACTCTCCTTCTGAATGAAGACAAGGATGTGCTGTATGTGGGTGCGAGGGAGGCCATCTTTGAACTGagcatgaaaaatgtgtccgtaaaaaaaaataag ACAGATTGCCTGAACTACATTCGAGTTCTCCAAGTGTTTGACGACAACACCCTTTACGTTTGCGGGACGCATGCTTTCCAACCCGTCTGCGACTACCTG TCTCTCAAGGAGTTTAAACTGGAAGAGAAACAGGAAGATGGCAGAGGGAAGTGTTCTTTTGACCCTGAGCAGAGTTTCACAGCAGTTATGGTTG ATGGAGAACTTTACTCTGGAACAGCGTACAACTTCTTAGGAAGCGAGCCAATAATTTCCAGATATTCCCCCTCACAAAGTCTGTTACGCACAGAGTATTCAACCTCCTGGCTGAATG AGCCCAGTTTTGTATACGCGGATGTCATCAGGGAGAGCAAGAACAGTGCAGATGGCGAGGATGACAAGATCTACTACTTCTTCACAGAGGTTTCAGTGGAATACGAGTTCTTTGGCAAGCTGCTCATTCCCAGGATAGCTCGTGTCTGCAAG GGTGACCTTGGTGGACAGAGAACATTGCAGAAGAAATGGACCACTTTTCTTAAGGCTAAGTTGGTTTGCTCCATGCCTGAGCTCAACTTTGTTTTCAATGTGGTCCATGATGTGTTTATCCTAAAGAATGAAGACTGGAAAGAAACGGTGATTTACGCTGTTTTCACGTCACAGTG GGGAAATGTTGGGCTATCAGCAGTGTGTGCCTACAACATCTCATCGGTGGAAGAAGTGTTTTCCAAGGGAAAGTACATGCAGAAAGCTACTGTGGAGCAGTCCCACACAAAGTGGGTGAGGTATAATGGAATCATCCCAAGTCCTCGGCCAGGAGCA TgtatcaacaacaacaacaggatACAGAACATCAACAGCTCCCTTCACATGCCAGATAAAACATTGCAGTTCATCAAGGACCACCCTCTGTTAGAAGACCCCGTCCTCCCCGTAGGCAACGGCCCCAGGCTCATCACCAAGGATGTCAACTATACACAGATTGCTGTCGAGAGAGTCCAGGCCCTTGATGACAATGTTTATGATGTCATCTTCACAGGGACTG ATAAAGGAGTTTTGCACAAATCTGTGATTTATGGCAGTGAGGTGCATATTATCGAAGAAATACAGCTTCTCCGCTATTCAGAACCTATAAAGACCTTGCTTCTCTCTTCCCAGGGG AGGTTTCTCTACGTGGCCTCGGACACAGGGGTGGTGCAGTCCCCGATAGCCTTCTGTGAGAAGTATGCTACGTGTGAGGAGTGCATCTTGGCTCGAGACCCTTACTGCGCGTGGCACCTAGATGCTGAGGCTTGCGTGAGCATAATCCAGGACCCAGTTGCAGCACGATG gAGCCTGGTACAAAGCCTTGATGGTGATGCCGAAAAGTGTCCTAGAG AGTCAGCGAGGAGCCTGTCCTCGGAAGATTACCTCCAAATCGCGGTGAAGCCCGGGAGCTCAGTAGAGCTACCGTGCCACTTGAGCTCAAATGTGGCCCAGGCGCTGTGGAAGGTGAACGGCAGCACGCTGACCGATGCGTCTAAATTCTACTTGATGCGTGAAGCCGGAATGCTCGTCTACAGCATGGCGCCGGAGGACCAAGGCCGCTACGAGTGCTGGGCCGTGGAATGGGCCGGGGCGAAGAACTTTACCCGGCTGGTCTCGGGCTACGTGCTTACTCTGGAGTCAGCCTCAAGGCCTCCCACCTCTCATTCTACCATTCTCAGCTCTAGCGCGGCCCACAGGACGACCGCGGCCACCGAAG TATCTACCGTAGCTTTCTCTCCCGCTGATACATCGTGCCTGTCTACTCCTGGGAGccctccttcctcttcccttccctcctcctcttttcctcctccatcttcttcCTCACCCTCCTCACCCTCTCGCACTTCGTCGAcctctctctcaccctctccTGAATCGCGGGCTGAACTGGAAGGTCAAGGGGTGCGACTGCTACCCCCTTTGCTGAGTGACCAGGCTGGGGCGGTTCAGGCCCAGGAGGCCTTCCTGCTCTTCTGCCTGGCTTTGG GTCCCAGTGATCTCCACATTCACTGGCAGGTGAACGGACAGGAGCTTGAGGGCGCTGTCCAGGAATACAGGCAAGGCCTGACTCCAAGGGGTGTTTTTGTGAGCAGCTGGGTGAGGCAAGGGGGCCTGGCTAAAAATTCCCAATACCAGTGCACTGCTGCATCTCGTGTAGGAAGTGAGACATCCAAAATAGTCGTCATCCTCGGCAACAGAG ATGAAGACAGCACTCGAACCAGTGACTTCAGTCAATGGAGAAGTGCACTGACAGACCACGAAAAGCTCTTGAAAAGCTGGGAAAAGGCTTGGGTAGGCCTTAGCACATTACATGGGCCTACCATTTCCAAACATTAA
- the sema4d gene encoding semaphorin-4D isoform X2 yields the protein MTHFLVAENMTDKGNFTVPKIQEPNMAFGVLGVFLGLLLEVSTHGPTSVPRTSWKHQDVNLTEFSEPGIFNYSTLLLNEDKDVLYVGAREAIFELSMKNVSVKKNKVIWKVPDTHITMCIQKGKSKETDCLNYIRVLQVFDDNTLYVCGTHAFQPVCDYLSLKEFKLEEKQEDGRGKCSFDPEQSFTAVMVDGELYSGTAYNFLGSEPIISRYSPSQSLLRTEYSTSWLNEPSFVYADVIRESKNSADGEDDKIYYFFTEVSVEYEFFGKLLIPRIARVCKGDLGGQRTLQKKWTTFLKAKLVCSMPELNFVFNVVHDVFILKNEDWKETVIYAVFTSQWGNVGLSAVCAYNISSVEEVFSKGKYMQKATVEQSHTKWVRYNGIIPSPRPGACINNNNRIQNINSSLHMPDKTLQFIKDHPLLEDPVLPVGNGPRLITKDVNYTQIAVERVQALDDNVYDVIFTGTDKGVLHKSVIYGSEVHIIEEIQLLRYSEPIKTLLLSSQGRFLYVASDTGVVQSPIAFCEKYATCEECILARDPYCAWHLDAEACVSIIQDPVAARWSLVQSLDGDAEKCPRESARSLSSEDYLQIAVKPGSSVELPCHLSSNVAQALWKVNGSTLTDASKFYLMREAGMLVYSMAPEDQGRYECWAVEWAGAKNFTRLVSGYVLTLESASRPPTSHSTILSSSAAHRTTAATEVSTVAFSPADTSCLSTPGSPPSSSLPSSSFPPPSSSSPSSPSRTSSTSLSPSPESRAELEGQGVRLLPPLLSDQAGAVQAQEAFLLFCLALGPSDLHIHWQVNGQELEGAVQEYRQGLTPRGVFVSSWVRQGGLAKNSQYQCTAASRVGSETSKIVVILGNRDEDSTRTSDFSQWRSALTDHEKLLKSWEKAWESCDREGVL from the exons AGGAAACTTCACTGTGCCCAAAATCCAAGAGCCCAACATGGCATTTGGAGTCCTCGGGGTGTTCTTGGGCTTGCTCCTAGAGGTTTCTACGCATGGGCCCACCAGTGTTCCTAGGACATCTTGGAAACATCAAG ATGTGAATTTGACAGAATTCTCAGAGCCAGGAATCTTCAACTATTCCACTCTCCTTCTGAATGAAGACAAGGATGTGCTGTATGTGGGTGCGAGGGAGGCCATCTTTGAACTGagcatgaaaaatgtgtccgtaaaaaaaaataag GTGATATGGAAGGTTCCTGACACACATATAACCATGTGCATCCAGAAAGGAAAATCTAAAGAG ACAGATTGCCTGAACTACATTCGAGTTCTCCAAGTGTTTGACGACAACACCCTTTACGTTTGCGGGACGCATGCTTTCCAACCCGTCTGCGACTACCTG TCTCTCAAGGAGTTTAAACTGGAAGAGAAACAGGAAGATGGCAGAGGGAAGTGTTCTTTTGACCCTGAGCAGAGTTTCACAGCAGTTATGGTTG ATGGAGAACTTTACTCTGGAACAGCGTACAACTTCTTAGGAAGCGAGCCAATAATTTCCAGATATTCCCCCTCACAAAGTCTGTTACGCACAGAGTATTCAACCTCCTGGCTGAATG AGCCCAGTTTTGTATACGCGGATGTCATCAGGGAGAGCAAGAACAGTGCAGATGGCGAGGATGACAAGATCTACTACTTCTTCACAGAGGTTTCAGTGGAATACGAGTTCTTTGGCAAGCTGCTCATTCCCAGGATAGCTCGTGTCTGCAAG GGTGACCTTGGTGGACAGAGAACATTGCAGAAGAAATGGACCACTTTTCTTAAGGCTAAGTTGGTTTGCTCCATGCCTGAGCTCAACTTTGTTTTCAATGTGGTCCATGATGTGTTTATCCTAAAGAATGAAGACTGGAAAGAAACGGTGATTTACGCTGTTTTCACGTCACAGTG GGGAAATGTTGGGCTATCAGCAGTGTGTGCCTACAACATCTCATCGGTGGAAGAAGTGTTTTCCAAGGGAAAGTACATGCAGAAAGCTACTGTGGAGCAGTCCCACACAAAGTGGGTGAGGTATAATGGAATCATCCCAAGTCCTCGGCCAGGAGCA TgtatcaacaacaacaacaggatACAGAACATCAACAGCTCCCTTCACATGCCAGATAAAACATTGCAGTTCATCAAGGACCACCCTCTGTTAGAAGACCCCGTCCTCCCCGTAGGCAACGGCCCCAGGCTCATCACCAAGGATGTCAACTATACACAGATTGCTGTCGAGAGAGTCCAGGCCCTTGATGACAATGTTTATGATGTCATCTTCACAGGGACTG ATAAAGGAGTTTTGCACAAATCTGTGATTTATGGCAGTGAGGTGCATATTATCGAAGAAATACAGCTTCTCCGCTATTCAGAACCTATAAAGACCTTGCTTCTCTCTTCCCAGGGG AGGTTTCTCTACGTGGCCTCGGACACAGGGGTGGTGCAGTCCCCGATAGCCTTCTGTGAGAAGTATGCTACGTGTGAGGAGTGCATCTTGGCTCGAGACCCTTACTGCGCGTGGCACCTAGATGCTGAGGCTTGCGTGAGCATAATCCAGGACCCAGTTGCAGCACGATG gAGCCTGGTACAAAGCCTTGATGGTGATGCCGAAAAGTGTCCTAGAG AGTCAGCGAGGAGCCTGTCCTCGGAAGATTACCTCCAAATCGCGGTGAAGCCCGGGAGCTCAGTAGAGCTACCGTGCCACTTGAGCTCAAATGTGGCCCAGGCGCTGTGGAAGGTGAACGGCAGCACGCTGACCGATGCGTCTAAATTCTACTTGATGCGTGAAGCCGGAATGCTCGTCTACAGCATGGCGCCGGAGGACCAAGGCCGCTACGAGTGCTGGGCCGTGGAATGGGCCGGGGCGAAGAACTTTACCCGGCTGGTCTCGGGCTACGTGCTTACTCTGGAGTCAGCCTCAAGGCCTCCCACCTCTCATTCTACCATTCTCAGCTCTAGCGCGGCCCACAGGACGACCGCGGCCACCGAAG TATCTACCGTAGCTTTCTCTCCCGCTGATACATCGTGCCTGTCTACTCCTGGGAGccctccttcctcttcccttccctcctcctcttttcctcctccatcttcttcCTCACCCTCCTCACCCTCTCGCACTTCGTCGAcctctctctcaccctctccTGAATCGCGGGCTGAACTGGAAGGTCAAGGGGTGCGACTGCTACCCCCTTTGCTGAGTGACCAGGCTGGGGCGGTTCAGGCCCAGGAGGCCTTCCTGCTCTTCTGCCTGGCTTTGG GTCCCAGTGATCTCCACATTCACTGGCAGGTGAACGGACAGGAGCTTGAGGGCGCTGTCCAGGAATACAGGCAAGGCCTGACTCCAAGGGGTGTTTTTGTGAGCAGCTGGGTGAGGCAAGGGGGCCTGGCTAAAAATTCCCAATACCAGTGCACTGCTGCATCTCGTGTAGGAAGTGAGACATCCAAAATAGTCGTCATCCTCGGCAACAGAG ATGAAGACAGCACTCGAACCAGTGACTTCAGTCAATGGAGAAGTGCACTGACAGACCACGAAAAGCTCTTGAAAAGCTGGGAAAAGGCTTGG GAAAGCTGCGACAGGGAAGGTGTTCTTTGA
- the sema4d gene encoding semaphorin-4D isoform X5, whose product MTHFLVAENMTDKGNFTVPKIQEPNMAFGVLGVFLGLLLEVSTHGPTSVPRTSWKHQDVNLTEFSEPGIFNYSTLLLNEDKDVLYVGAREAIFELSMKNVSVKKNKSLKEFKLEEKQEDGRGKCSFDPEQSFTAVMVDGELYSGTAYNFLGSEPIISRYSPSQSLLRTEYSTSWLNEPSFVYADVIRESKNSADGEDDKIYYFFTEVSVEYEFFGKLLIPRIARVCKGDLGGQRTLQKKWTTFLKAKLVCSMPELNFVFNVVHDVFILKNEDWKETVIYAVFTSQWGNVGLSAVCAYNISSVEEVFSKGKYMQKATVEQSHTKWVRYNGIIPSPRPGACINNNNRIQNINSSLHMPDKTLQFIKDHPLLEDPVLPVGNGPRLITKDVNYTQIAVERVQALDDNVYDVIFTGTDKGVLHKSVIYGSEVHIIEEIQLLRYSEPIKTLLLSSQGRFLYVASDTGVVQSPIAFCEKYATCEECILARDPYCAWHLDAEACVSIIQDPVAARWSLVQSLDGDAEKCPRESARSLSSEDYLQIAVKPGSSVELPCHLSSNVAQALWKVNGSTLTDASKFYLMREAGMLVYSMAPEDQGRYECWAVEWAGAKNFTRLVSGYVLTLESASRPPTSHSTILSSSAAHRTTAATEVSTVAFSPADTSCLSTPGSPPSSSLPSSSFPPPSSSSPSSPSRTSSTSLSPSPESRAELEGQGVRLLPPLLSDQAGAVQAQEAFLLFCLALGPSDLHIHWQVNGQELEGAVQEYRQGLTPRGVFVSSWVRQGGLAKNSQYQCTAASRVGSETSKIVVILGNRDEDSTRTSDFSQWRSALTDHEKLLKSWEKAWVGLSTLHGPTISKH is encoded by the exons AGGAAACTTCACTGTGCCCAAAATCCAAGAGCCCAACATGGCATTTGGAGTCCTCGGGGTGTTCTTGGGCTTGCTCCTAGAGGTTTCTACGCATGGGCCCACCAGTGTTCCTAGGACATCTTGGAAACATCAAG ATGTGAATTTGACAGAATTCTCAGAGCCAGGAATCTTCAACTATTCCACTCTCCTTCTGAATGAAGACAAGGATGTGCTGTATGTGGGTGCGAGGGAGGCCATCTTTGAACTGagcatgaaaaatgtgtccgtaaaaaaaaataag TCTCTCAAGGAGTTTAAACTGGAAGAGAAACAGGAAGATGGCAGAGGGAAGTGTTCTTTTGACCCTGAGCAGAGTTTCACAGCAGTTATGGTTG ATGGAGAACTTTACTCTGGAACAGCGTACAACTTCTTAGGAAGCGAGCCAATAATTTCCAGATATTCCCCCTCACAAAGTCTGTTACGCACAGAGTATTCAACCTCCTGGCTGAATG AGCCCAGTTTTGTATACGCGGATGTCATCAGGGAGAGCAAGAACAGTGCAGATGGCGAGGATGACAAGATCTACTACTTCTTCACAGAGGTTTCAGTGGAATACGAGTTCTTTGGCAAGCTGCTCATTCCCAGGATAGCTCGTGTCTGCAAG GGTGACCTTGGTGGACAGAGAACATTGCAGAAGAAATGGACCACTTTTCTTAAGGCTAAGTTGGTTTGCTCCATGCCTGAGCTCAACTTTGTTTTCAATGTGGTCCATGATGTGTTTATCCTAAAGAATGAAGACTGGAAAGAAACGGTGATTTACGCTGTTTTCACGTCACAGTG GGGAAATGTTGGGCTATCAGCAGTGTGTGCCTACAACATCTCATCGGTGGAAGAAGTGTTTTCCAAGGGAAAGTACATGCAGAAAGCTACTGTGGAGCAGTCCCACACAAAGTGGGTGAGGTATAATGGAATCATCCCAAGTCCTCGGCCAGGAGCA TgtatcaacaacaacaacaggatACAGAACATCAACAGCTCCCTTCACATGCCAGATAAAACATTGCAGTTCATCAAGGACCACCCTCTGTTAGAAGACCCCGTCCTCCCCGTAGGCAACGGCCCCAGGCTCATCACCAAGGATGTCAACTATACACAGATTGCTGTCGAGAGAGTCCAGGCCCTTGATGACAATGTTTATGATGTCATCTTCACAGGGACTG ATAAAGGAGTTTTGCACAAATCTGTGATTTATGGCAGTGAGGTGCATATTATCGAAGAAATACAGCTTCTCCGCTATTCAGAACCTATAAAGACCTTGCTTCTCTCTTCCCAGGGG AGGTTTCTCTACGTGGCCTCGGACACAGGGGTGGTGCAGTCCCCGATAGCCTTCTGTGAGAAGTATGCTACGTGTGAGGAGTGCATCTTGGCTCGAGACCCTTACTGCGCGTGGCACCTAGATGCTGAGGCTTGCGTGAGCATAATCCAGGACCCAGTTGCAGCACGATG gAGCCTGGTACAAAGCCTTGATGGTGATGCCGAAAAGTGTCCTAGAG AGTCAGCGAGGAGCCTGTCCTCGGAAGATTACCTCCAAATCGCGGTGAAGCCCGGGAGCTCAGTAGAGCTACCGTGCCACTTGAGCTCAAATGTGGCCCAGGCGCTGTGGAAGGTGAACGGCAGCACGCTGACCGATGCGTCTAAATTCTACTTGATGCGTGAAGCCGGAATGCTCGTCTACAGCATGGCGCCGGAGGACCAAGGCCGCTACGAGTGCTGGGCCGTGGAATGGGCCGGGGCGAAGAACTTTACCCGGCTGGTCTCGGGCTACGTGCTTACTCTGGAGTCAGCCTCAAGGCCTCCCACCTCTCATTCTACCATTCTCAGCTCTAGCGCGGCCCACAGGACGACCGCGGCCACCGAAG TATCTACCGTAGCTTTCTCTCCCGCTGATACATCGTGCCTGTCTACTCCTGGGAGccctccttcctcttcccttccctcctcctcttttcctcctccatcttcttcCTCACCCTCCTCACCCTCTCGCACTTCGTCGAcctctctctcaccctctccTGAATCGCGGGCTGAACTGGAAGGTCAAGGGGTGCGACTGCTACCCCCTTTGCTGAGTGACCAGGCTGGGGCGGTTCAGGCCCAGGAGGCCTTCCTGCTCTTCTGCCTGGCTTTGG GTCCCAGTGATCTCCACATTCACTGGCAGGTGAACGGACAGGAGCTTGAGGGCGCTGTCCAGGAATACAGGCAAGGCCTGACTCCAAGGGGTGTTTTTGTGAGCAGCTGGGTGAGGCAAGGGGGCCTGGCTAAAAATTCCCAATACCAGTGCACTGCTGCATCTCGTGTAGGAAGTGAGACATCCAAAATAGTCGTCATCCTCGGCAACAGAG ATGAAGACAGCACTCGAACCAGTGACTTCAGTCAATGGAGAAGTGCACTGACAGACCACGAAAAGCTCTTGAAAAGCTGGGAAAAGGCTTGGGTAGGCCTTAGCACATTACATGGGCCTACCATTTCCAAACATTAA